In one window of Rhodopseudomonas palustris HaA2 DNA:
- a CDS encoding FixH family protein, with the protein MTRPTSKPRQLTGKVVFVSLVAFFGVVFGVNGLMMALAIKTLPGTEVDSAYAASLAYESEIAAARDQEKRGWKVDARVERRPDGRATLRVEARDRAGLPLSGLTFFGRLERPADKAGDHDVVLAETASGVFQGDATGVAPGRWDLVLEGDQNGNRMFLSKNRLTLN; encoded by the coding sequence ATGACTCGTCCAACCTCCAAACCCAGGCAACTCACCGGCAAGGTCGTGTTCGTGTCGCTGGTCGCCTTCTTCGGCGTGGTGTTCGGCGTCAACGGGCTGATGATGGCGCTGGCGATCAAGACGCTGCCGGGTACCGAGGTCGACAGCGCCTATGCGGCGAGCCTCGCTTACGAAAGCGAGATCGCCGCGGCGCGCGATCAGGAGAAACGCGGCTGGAAGGTCGACGCCCGGGTCGAACGCCGGCCCGACGGCCGCGCGACGCTGCGGGTCGAGGCGCGCGACCGCGCCGGACTGCCGCTGTCGGGGCTGACATTCTTCGGCCGCCTCGAGCGACCGGCCGACAAGGCGGGGGACCACGATGTGGTGCTCGCCGAGACCGCGAGCGGCGTGTTTCAGGGCGATGCCACGGGGGTCGCACCGGGGCGCTGGGATCTGGTGCTGGAGGGCGATCAGAACGGCAACCGCATGTTCTTGTCGAAGAACCGCCTGACGCTGAACTGA
- the ccoG gene encoding cytochrome c oxidase accessory protein CcoG, translating into MNKPLRDTDLVPDDDGGPLYAAGKKIYPQRVSGSFRRIKWILMAVCLGIYYFLPFVRWNRGLGAPDQAVLIDLANNRFYFFFIELWPQEIYYFTGLLIVAAITLFLMNALGGRVWCGYLCPQTVWTDLFFAVERLVEGDRRERMRKAEEGWSLQRGSELVLKHSIWLMIAWWTGGAWVLYFADAPTLIKDLVTFQAPMVAYIWIGILTFTTYTLAGFMREQVCVYMCPWPRIQAALTDEWALNVTYKYDRGEQRTSLKKAAQARALGEQVGDCVDCNQCVAVCPTGIDIRNGPQLDCIQCGLCIDACDNVMTKIGRPTRLIGYDNDINIHRRMEGKPEIFKPLRARTVVYSALIAGIGAIMLYALLNRSLLDLNVLHDRNPVAVRLSDGSIRNGYTIRFLNKRGFDRVIAVDVSGPPNAVIHIVGADSIVPDRPMIILARDATTELRVLVDSRPSSEEDLAPSTPVAFHVTDIGLGEVASAKDVFVKP; encoded by the coding sequence ATGAACAAGCCCCTGCGCGACACCGACCTGGTCCCGGACGACGACGGAGGCCCGCTCTACGCCGCCGGGAAGAAGATCTATCCGCAGCGCGTCTCGGGATCGTTCCGGCGCATCAAATGGATCCTGATGGCGGTGTGCCTCGGGATCTACTACTTCCTGCCCTTCGTGCGCTGGAATCGCGGCCTCGGCGCACCCGACCAGGCGGTGCTGATCGATCTCGCCAACAACCGTTTCTATTTCTTCTTCATCGAGTTGTGGCCGCAGGAGATCTATTACTTCACCGGCCTTTTGATCGTCGCCGCGATCACGCTGTTTCTGATGAACGCGCTCGGCGGCCGGGTGTGGTGCGGCTATCTCTGCCCGCAGACGGTGTGGACCGACCTGTTCTTCGCGGTCGAGCGGCTGGTCGAGGGCGATCGCCGCGAGCGGATGCGCAAGGCCGAGGAGGGTTGGTCGCTGCAGCGCGGCTCCGAGTTGGTGCTGAAGCATTCGATCTGGCTGATGATCGCGTGGTGGACCGGCGGCGCCTGGGTGCTGTATTTCGCCGACGCGCCGACGCTGATCAAGGACCTGGTCACCTTCCAGGCGCCGATGGTCGCCTATATCTGGATCGGCATCCTCACCTTCACCACCTACACGCTCGCCGGCTTCATGCGCGAGCAGGTCTGTGTCTACATGTGCCCGTGGCCGCGGATCCAGGCGGCGCTGACCGACGAATGGGCGCTCAACGTCACCTATAAGTACGATCGCGGCGAGCAGCGCACCTCGCTGAAGAAGGCCGCGCAGGCGCGCGCGCTGGGCGAACAGGTCGGCGACTGCGTCGATTGCAACCAGTGCGTCGCGGTGTGCCCGACCGGCATCGACATTCGCAACGGGCCTCAGCTCGACTGCATCCAGTGCGGCCTGTGCATCGACGCCTGCGACAACGTCATGACCAAGATCGGCCGCCCGACGCGGTTGATCGGCTACGACAACGACATCAACATCCATCGCCGGATGGAGGGCAAGCCGGAGATCTTCAAGCCGCTGCGTGCCCGCACCGTGGTGTATTCGGCGCTGATCGCCGGCATCGGCGCGATCATGCTGTATGCGCTGCTGAACCGCAGCCTGCTCGACCTCAACGTGCTGCACGACCGCAACCCGGTCGCGGTGCGGCTCAGCGACGGCTCGATCCGCAACGGCTACACCATCCGCTTCCTCAACAAGCGCGGCTTCGACCGCGTGATCGCGGTCGACGTCAGCGGGCCGCCGAATGCGGTGATCCACATCGTCGGCGCGGATTCGATCGTGCCGGACCGGCCGATGATCATCCTGGCCCGCGACGCCACCACCGAACTGCGCGTGCTGGTCGATTCCCGCCCGTCGTCCGAGGAAGACCTCGCACCGTCCACGCCGGTGGCGTTCCACGTCACCGATATCGGCCTCGGCGAAGTCGCATCCGCCAAGGACGTCTTCGTCAAGCCCTGA
- the ccoP gene encoding cytochrome-c oxidase, cbb3-type subunit III codes for MADHAHHAEIDKVTGTSTTGHEWDGIKELNTPLPRWWIWTFYACIVWSLGYFLVYPAWPLVNGYTTGFFNYSSRAELAVDLAKLDVVRGDKMAALATAPLADIEKDPALLALARAKGKVVFGDNCAACHGSGGAGAKGYPNLNDDDWLWGGTLEQIEKTLLYGARSGHDDAHQGNMPAFGKDGLLEKDQIVQLANYVRSLSGLSVRPGTDLAAAKQLFADNCSSCHGDEAKGNVELGAPNLTDRIWLYGSDEATLIETMTNGRGGVMPAWNERLDPATIKAMAVYVHSLGGGK; via the coding sequence ATGGCTGACCACGCACATCACGCCGAGATCGACAAGGTCACCGGCACCAGCACCACCGGCCATGAATGGGACGGCATCAAGGAACTGAACACGCCGCTGCCGCGGTGGTGGATCTGGACCTTCTATGCCTGCATCGTCTGGTCGCTCGGCTACTTCCTGGTCTATCCGGCTTGGCCGTTGGTCAACGGCTACACCACCGGCTTCTTCAACTACTCCTCGCGCGCCGAACTGGCGGTCGACCTCGCCAAGCTCGACGTGGTGCGCGGCGACAAGATGGCGGCGCTCGCCACGGCGCCACTCGCCGACATCGAGAAGGATCCGGCGCTGCTGGCTTTGGCCCGCGCCAAGGGCAAGGTGGTGTTCGGCGACAATTGCGCCGCCTGCCACGGCTCCGGCGGCGCCGGCGCCAAGGGCTACCCCAACCTGAACGACGACGACTGGCTGTGGGGCGGCACGCTCGAGCAGATCGAGAAGACCCTCCTGTACGGCGCCCGCTCGGGCCACGACGACGCCCATCAGGGCAACATGCCGGCGTTCGGCAAGGACGGCCTGCTGGAGAAGGACCAGATCGTCCAGCTCGCCAATTACGTGCGCTCGCTGTCGGGGTTGTCGGTCCGGCCCGGCACCGATCTCGCCGCCGCCAAGCAGCTGTTCGCCGACAATTGCTCGTCCTGTCACGGCGACGAAGCCAAGGGCAATGTCGAGCTCGGCGCGCCGAATCTGACCGACCGGATCTGGCTCTACGGCTCGGATGAGGCTACGTTGATTGAGACCATGACCAACGGCCGCGGTGGCGTGATGCCGGCCTGGAACGAGCGTCTCGATCCGGCCACCATCAAGGCGATGGCGGTGTACGTGCACTCGCTCGGCGGCGGCAAATAG
- a CDS encoding cbb3-type cytochrome c oxidase subunit 3, producing the protein MKAILSVENFVSSFVTMWWTPLFVVIFLAIVAYALWPQNKAEFDAAARMPLRED; encoded by the coding sequence ATGAAAGCGATCCTCTCCGTCGAGAACTTCGTCTCCAGCTTCGTCACCATGTGGTGGACGCCGCTGTTCGTGGTGATCTTCCTCGCCATCGTGGCCTACGCGTTGTGGCCTCAGAACAAGGCGGAGTTCGACGCCGCCGCCCGTATGCCGCTGCGAGAGGATTGA
- the ccoO gene encoding cytochrome-c oxidase, cbb3-type subunit II: MSFWNRHKIFETNSIILIVGILLVISIGGLVEILPLFYLKSTIEKVDGMRPYTPLELAGRNIYIREGCYLCHSQMIRPLRDEIERYGHYSLAAESMYDHPFQWGSKRTGPDLARVGGKYSDDWHVAHLRDPRSIVPQSVMPAYAFLGKTTVDGASLSDHLRTNRTLGVPYSEEDVAKAAEDLKTQVDPDSAGAADLLKRYPKAVVRNFDGQDGAPTELDALVAYLQMLGTLVDFKLYNEKANLR; this comes from the coding sequence ATGTCTTTCTGGAATCGTCACAAGATCTTCGAGACGAACTCGATCATCCTGATCGTCGGCATTCTGCTCGTGATCTCGATCGGCGGCCTGGTCGAGATCCTGCCGCTGTTCTACCTCAAGAGCACGATCGAGAAGGTCGACGGGATGCGTCCCTATACGCCGCTCGAACTGGCCGGCCGCAACATCTACATCCGCGAGGGCTGCTACCTCTGCCACTCGCAGATGATCCGTCCGTTGCGCGACGAGATCGAGCGCTACGGCCACTACTCGCTCGCCGCCGAAAGCATGTACGACCATCCGTTCCAGTGGGGCTCCAAGCGCACCGGTCCGGATCTGGCGCGGGTCGGCGGCAAGTATTCCGACGACTGGCACGTCGCGCATCTGAGGGACCCGCGGTCGATCGTGCCGCAGTCGGTGATGCCGGCCTATGCGTTCCTCGGCAAAACCACCGTCGACGGTGCGAGCCTGTCCGATCATCTGCGCACCAACCGCACCCTCGGCGTGCCCTACAGCGAAGAAGACGTCGCCAAGGCGGCCGAAGACCTCAAGACCCAGGTCGATCCCGACAGTGCCGGCGCAGCCGACCTGCTGAAGCGCTATCCCAAGGCCGTGGTCCGCAATTTCGACGGCCAGGACGGCGCTCCGACCGAACTCGACGCGCTGGTCGCCTATCTGCAGATGCTCGGCACGCTCGTCGACTTCAAGCTCTACAACGAAAAAGCCAATTTGCGCTGA
- the ccoN gene encoding cytochrome-c oxidase, cbb3-type subunit I — MNQALTSKRITFGEGGLTLVFTLTTALCIYASIFAKDAPFAFHAALGAAVSAWAVFAIITRYSRRTGVPPQEINGVPNYNLGPIKFLSFMAMFWGIAGFSVGLYIALELAYPGLNVAQWVNFGRLRPLHTSAVVFAFGGNVLLATSFYVVQRTTRARLAGDLAPWFVAIGYNFFIVIAGTGYLLGVTQSKEYAEPEWYADLWLTIVWVTYLLVFVATLMKRKEPHIYVANWFYLAFILTIAVLHLGNNPTLPVSLLGSKSYIAWAGVQDAMFQWWYGHNAVGFFLTAGFLAIMYYFIPKRAERPVYSYRLSIIHFWALIFLYIWAGPHHLHYTALPDWTQTLGMTFSIMLWMPSWGGMINGLMTLSGAWDKLRTDPVLRMMVVSVAFYGMSTFEGPMMAIKAVNSLSHYTDWTVGHVHSGALGWVGFVSFGALYCLVPWIWGRKELYSLRLVNWHFWIATLGIVLYISAMWVSGILQGLMWRAYTSLGFLEYSFIESVEAMHPFYAIRAAGGGLFLIGALIMAYNLWMTVRVGESSEAQPRVALQAAE; from the coding sequence ATGAATCAAGCTCTCACATCCAAACGGATCACCTTCGGCGAGGGTGGTCTGACGCTCGTGTTCACGCTGACCACGGCGCTTTGCATCTACGCGTCGATCTTCGCCAAGGACGCGCCGTTCGCCTTCCACGCCGCTCTCGGCGCTGCCGTCAGCGCCTGGGCCGTGTTCGCGATCATCACCCGCTACAGCCGCCGCACCGGCGTGCCGCCGCAGGAAATCAACGGCGTGCCGAACTACAATCTCGGCCCGATCAAATTCCTGTCCTTCATGGCGATGTTCTGGGGCATCGCCGGGTTCTCGGTCGGCCTCTACATCGCGTTGGAGCTGGCCTATCCGGGGCTCAACGTCGCGCAATGGGTCAATTTCGGCCGGCTGCGCCCGCTGCACACCTCCGCGGTGGTGTTCGCGTTCGGCGGCAACGTGCTGCTGGCGACCTCGTTCTACGTGGTGCAGCGGACGACGCGGGCGCGGCTCGCGGGCGATCTGGCGCCGTGGTTCGTGGCGATCGGCTACAACTTCTTCATCGTCATCGCCGGCACCGGCTATCTGCTCGGCGTGACGCAATCCAAGGAATACGCCGAACCCGAATGGTACGCCGACCTGTGGCTGACCATCGTCTGGGTGACCTATCTGCTCGTGTTCGTCGCGACATTGATGAAGCGCAAAGAGCCGCACATCTACGTCGCGAACTGGTTCTACCTCGCGTTCATCCTGACCATCGCCGTGCTGCATCTCGGCAACAATCCGACGCTGCCGGTGTCGCTGCTCGGCTCGAAGTCGTACATCGCCTGGGCCGGCGTGCAGGACGCGATGTTCCAGTGGTGGTACGGCCACAACGCGGTCGGCTTCTTCCTCACCGCCGGCTTCCTCGCCATCATGTACTACTTCATCCCGAAGCGGGCGGAACGGCCGGTGTATTCCTATCGGCTGTCGATCATCCACTTCTGGGCGCTGATCTTCCTCTACATCTGGGCCGGCCCGCACCATCTGCACTACACCGCGCTGCCGGACTGGACGCAGACGCTCGGCATGACCTTCTCGATCATGCTGTGGATGCCCTCCTGGGGCGGCATGATCAACGGCCTGATGACGCTGTCGGGCGCCTGGGACAAGCTGCGCACCGACCCGGTGCTCCGCATGATGGTGGTGTCGGTCGCGTTCTACGGCATGTCGACCTTCGAAGGCCCGATGATGGCGATCAAGGCCGTCAACTCGCTCAGCCACTACACCGACTGGACCGTCGGCCACGTCCACTCCGGCGCGCTCGGCTGGGTCGGCTTCGTCTCGTTCGGCGCGCTGTACTGCCTGGTGCCGTGGATCTGGGGCCGCAAGGAGCTCTACAGCCTCCGGCTGGTGAACTGGCACTTCTGGATCGCGACGCTCGGCATCGTGCTCTACATCTCGGCGATGTGGGTGTCGGGGATCCTGCAGGGCCTGATGTGGCGCGCCTACACCTCGCTCGGCTTCCTCGAATATTCGTTCATCGAGTCCGTCGAGGCGATGCATCCCTTCTATGCCATCCGCGCCGCGGGCGGCGGACTGTTCCTAATCGGCGCGCTGATCATGGCCTACAACCTCTGGATGACGGTTCGCGTCGGCGAATCGTCGGAGGCCCAGCCCCGCGTCGCCCTGCAGGCCGCCGAGTAA
- the panE gene encoding 2-dehydropantoate 2-reductase, with the protein MRILIVGAGAIGGYFGGRLLQIGRDVTFLVRPKRADELARDGLVIKSPHGDLTIPHPPVVQADGLAPDYDLVLLSCKAFDLDDAIASFAAGVGPQTVVLPLLNGMKHLDVLDAAFGRARVLGGQCVIAATLDAQRHVVQLAPMNAITFGERDGGLSDHVGAIARTLGGSSFEVNPSAEIMQEMWEKWVFLASLAGSTSLMRAAVGDILAAPGGADFMLGVVDEISAIAAVAGHPPREAFLERARGALLAKGSALTASMFRDIQAGARIEADHVIGDLIARGDAAKRPVARLRVIYTHLKAYERQRG; encoded by the coding sequence ATGCGGATTCTGATTGTCGGCGCCGGTGCGATCGGTGGCTATTTCGGCGGCCGGCTGCTGCAGATCGGCCGCGACGTCACCTTCCTGGTGCGCCCCAAGCGCGCCGACGAGCTGGCGCGTGACGGGCTGGTGATCAAGAGTCCGCACGGCGACCTGACGATTCCACATCCGCCGGTGGTCCAGGCCGATGGCCTCGCGCCCGACTACGATCTGGTGCTGCTGAGCTGCAAGGCGTTCGACCTCGACGACGCCATCGCCTCGTTCGCCGCGGGGGTCGGGCCGCAGACCGTGGTGCTGCCGCTGCTCAACGGAATGAAGCATCTCGACGTGCTCGACGCAGCGTTCGGTCGCGCGCGGGTGCTCGGCGGCCAATGCGTGATCGCGGCGACGCTGGATGCGCAGCGCCATGTCGTGCAGCTCGCGCCGATGAATGCGATCACCTTCGGCGAGCGTGACGGCGGCCTGTCGGACCACGTCGGCGCGATCGCGCGGACGCTGGGCGGCTCCTCCTTCGAGGTCAACCCGAGCGCCGAGATCATGCAGGAGATGTGGGAGAAGTGGGTGTTTCTCGCCTCGCTGGCCGGCTCCACCAGCCTGATGCGCGCGGCGGTCGGCGATATTCTGGCGGCGCCCGGCGGCGCCGATTTCATGCTCGGCGTGGTCGACGAGATCTCGGCGATCGCAGCCGTCGCGGGCCATCCGCCGCGCGAAGCGTTCCTCGAACGCGCCCGTGGCGCGCTGCTGGCGAAAGGCTCCGCGCTCACCGCCTCGATGTTTCGCGACATCCAGGCCGGCGCCAGGATCGAGGCCGATCATGTGATCGGTGACCTGATCGCGCGCGGCGATGCGGCCAAACGCCCGGTCGCCCGGCTGCGGGTGATCTACACCCACCTCAAGGCCTATGAGCGGCAGCGCGGCTGA
- a CDS encoding SDR family oxidoreductase codes for MTPRNATVAVIGAGDYIGAEIARKFAAEGFTVFAGRRDGAKLEPLVREIEAAGGRIVARTLDARKEDEVAAFLDAADAHAPLDVTIFNVGANVNFPILETTDRVFRKVWEMACWAGFLAGRESARLMLPRGRGNIFFTGATASLRGGSGFAAFASAKFGLRAVAQSMARELMPQNIHVAHLIIDSGVDTAWVRERREQLWGKQALDNPDLLMPPASVAGAYWQLYQQPKSAWTFEMEIRPFGEKW; via the coding sequence ATGACGCCACGCAACGCAACCGTCGCGGTGATCGGCGCCGGCGACTACATCGGCGCCGAGATCGCCAGGAAATTCGCCGCCGAAGGCTTCACGGTGTTCGCCGGCCGGCGCGACGGCGCCAAGTTGGAGCCGCTGGTGCGGGAGATCGAGGCGGCCGGCGGCCGCATCGTCGCGCGCACGCTGGATGCCCGCAAGGAGGACGAGGTCGCGGCGTTTCTCGACGCCGCCGACGCGCATGCGCCGCTCGACGTGACGATCTTCAACGTCGGCGCCAACGTCAATTTCCCGATTCTGGAGACCACCGACCGGGTGTTCCGCAAGGTCTGGGAAATGGCGTGCTGGGCGGGCTTTCTCGCCGGGCGGGAATCGGCGCGGCTGATGCTGCCGCGCGGACGGGGCAACATTTTCTTCACCGGCGCGACCGCGTCGCTCCGCGGCGGCTCGGGTTTCGCGGCCTTCGCCAGCGCCAAATTCGGGCTGCGCGCGGTGGCGCAGTCGATGGCGCGCGAATTGATGCCGCAGAACATCCACGTCGCGCATCTGATCATCGATTCGGGGGTCGACACCGCCTGGGTCCGCGAGCGCCGCGAGCAGCTCTGGGGCAAGCAGGCGCTCGACAATCCCGACCTCCTGATGCCGCCGGCCTCGGTCGCCGGGGCCTATTGGCAGCTCTATCAGCAGCCGAAAAGCGCCTGGACCTTCGAGATGGAAATCCGTCCCTTCGGGGAAAAGTGGTAG
- a CDS encoding 2-hydroxychromene-2-carboxylate isomerase: protein MTQPAPQFLFDFGSPNAFLSHRAIPAIERRIGVTFDYVPVLLGGIFKATNNKSPAETLAGVRNKREFMALETERFLKRFGVTPYVWNPNFPVNTLNLMRAAVAAQRDGVLAQYVDAAFHHMWVEPKKMDDPQIAAQALASSGLDAEKLFAGAQEPEIKAKLIANTEDAVARGVFGSPTFFVGAEMFFGKEQLRDVEEMYG from the coding sequence ATGACCCAGCCGGCCCCGCAATTCCTGTTCGATTTCGGCAGCCCCAATGCGTTTCTCAGCCACCGGGCGATCCCGGCGATCGAGCGGCGCATCGGCGTCACATTCGACTACGTCCCGGTGCTGCTCGGCGGCATCTTCAAGGCCACCAACAACAAATCCCCGGCCGAGACGCTGGCCGGCGTCAGGAACAAGCGCGAATTCATGGCGCTGGAGACCGAGCGCTTCCTGAAGCGCTTCGGCGTCACGCCCTATGTGTGGAATCCCAACTTCCCGGTGAACACCCTCAATCTGATGCGCGCCGCGGTTGCGGCGCAGCGCGACGGCGTGTTGGCGCAATATGTCGACGCCGCCTTCCACCACATGTGGGTCGAGCCAAAGAAGATGGACGATCCGCAGATCGCAGCCCAGGCGCTGGCGTCGTCGGGGCTCGATGCGGAAAAGCTGTTCGCCGGCGCGCAGGAGCCGGAGATCAAGGCGAAGCTGATCGCCAACACCGAGGACGCGGTCGCCCGCGGCGTGTTCGGCTCGCCGACCTTCTTCGTCGGCGCCGAGATGTTCTTCGGCAAGGAGCAACTCCGCGACGTCGAGGAGATGTACGGCTGA
- a CDS encoding glutathione S-transferase family protein: MITVHHLNNSRSQRVLWLLEELGLPYEIKRYQRQPDMMAPKELRAVHPLGKSPVITDAGNTVAESGAIITYIVETYGDGRLIPPPKTPERLRYTYWLHYAEGSAMSPLLLKLLFTMMPQRAPALLRPLVKLVAGGALTGFVDPQLKQHMAFWESELAKSDYFAGADFTAADIQMSFPLEAAASRAGLDQTYPNAQAWLARIHARPAYKRALEKGGPYEIGKA, from the coding sequence ATGATCACCGTCCACCATCTCAACAATTCGCGTTCGCAACGGGTATTGTGGCTGCTCGAGGAGCTCGGCCTGCCCTACGAGATCAAGCGCTATCAGCGCCAGCCCGACATGATGGCGCCGAAGGAATTGCGCGCCGTGCACCCACTCGGCAAATCGCCGGTGATCACCGACGCCGGCAATACCGTCGCCGAGTCGGGTGCGATCATCACCTACATCGTCGAGACCTATGGCGACGGCCGGCTGATCCCGCCGCCGAAGACGCCGGAGCGGCTGCGCTACACCTACTGGCTGCACTATGCCGAAGGCTCGGCGATGTCGCCGCTGCTGCTGAAGCTGCTGTTCACCATGATGCCGCAGCGCGCGCCGGCGCTGCTGCGGCCGCTGGTGAAGCTGGTCGCCGGCGGCGCGCTGACCGGCTTCGTCGATCCGCAGCTCAAGCAGCACATGGCGTTCTGGGAGAGCGAGCTGGCCAAGAGCGATTACTTCGCCGGCGCCGACTTCACCGCCGCCGACATCCAGATGAGTTTCCCGCTGGAAGCCGCCGCGTCCCGCGCCGGGCTCGACCAGACCTACCCGAACGCCCAAGCCTGGCTCGCCCGCATCCACGCCCGTCCGGCCTACAAGCGTGCCTTGGAAAAGGGTGGGCCGTACGAGATCGGCAAGGCGTAG
- a CDS encoding SDR family oxidoreductase — protein sequence MSSLAGKTLFITGASRGIGLAIALRAARDGANVAIAAKTAEPQPKLKGTIYTAADEIRAAGGQALPLICDIRDEAQVIAAIDKTVAEFGGIDICVNNASAISLTNSQATDMKRYDLMMGINSRGTFMVSKYCIPHLKKAANPHILMLSPPLDMKAKWFAASTAYTMAKFGMSMVVLGLSGELKGAGIAVNALWPRTTIATAAVGNLLGGDAMMRASRTPEIMGDAAHAILTKPSRDFTGQFCIDDKVLYEAGVTDFERYRVDPSVPLMSDFFVPDDDVPPPGVTVASLPGAKG from the coding sequence ATGTCATCACTCGCGGGCAAGACGCTGTTCATCACCGGGGCCAGCCGCGGCATCGGGCTGGCGATCGCGCTGCGGGCGGCGCGCGACGGCGCCAATGTGGCGATCGCCGCCAAGACCGCCGAGCCGCAGCCCAAGCTGAAGGGCACGATCTACACTGCGGCCGACGAGATCCGCGCCGCCGGCGGGCAGGCGCTGCCGCTGATCTGCGACATCCGCGACGAGGCGCAAGTGATCGCCGCGATCGACAAGACGGTGGCCGAATTCGGCGGCATCGACATCTGCGTCAACAATGCCAGCGCGATCAGCCTGACCAATTCGCAGGCGACCGACATGAAGCGCTACGACCTGATGATGGGCATCAACAGCCGCGGCACCTTCATGGTGTCGAAATACTGCATCCCGCATCTGAAGAAGGCGGCCAACCCGCACATCCTGATGCTGTCGCCGCCGCTCGACATGAAGGCGAAATGGTTCGCGGCCTCGACCGCCTACACCATGGCCAAATTCGGCATGAGCATGGTGGTGCTGGGATTGTCGGGTGAATTGAAGGGCGCGGGAATCGCCGTCAACGCGCTGTGGCCGCGCACCACCATCGCCACCGCCGCGGTCGGCAATCTCTTGGGCGGCGACGCGATGATGCGCGCCAGCCGCACGCCGGAGATCATGGGCGACGCCGCGCACGCGATCCTGACCAAGCCGTCGCGCGACTTCACCGGGCAGTTCTGCATCGACGACAAGGTGCTGTATGAGGCCGGCGTCACCGATTTCGAGCGCTACCGCGTCGATCCGAGCGTGCCATTGATGTCGGATTTCTTCGTGCCGGACGACGACGTGCCCCCGCCCGGCGTCACCGTCGCGTCGCTGCCGGGCGCGAAGGGGTAG
- a CDS encoding DUF1178 family protein — translation MIRYTLRCDRGHSFESWFQSSSAYDSQVRRKLVECPSCGSVKVEKAIMAPQIVGKKGRGRAPEPVTSEPAVGEASEPMTSEPSATPLMLAQERELRAKLKELRDHIVKTADNVGERFPNEARKMHYGDIEHRPIFGEASPAEAKALIEEGIEVAPLPVLPEDRN, via the coding sequence ATGATCCGCTACACGCTGCGGTGCGATCGTGGCCACTCGTTCGAGAGCTGGTTCCAGAGCTCGTCGGCTTACGATTCGCAGGTGCGGCGCAAGCTGGTGGAGTGCCCTTCCTGCGGTTCGGTGAAGGTCGAGAAGGCGATCATGGCGCCGCAGATCGTCGGCAAGAAAGGCCGCGGCCGCGCGCCGGAGCCGGTGACGAGCGAACCCGCCGTGGGCGAGGCGTCGGAGCCGATGACTTCGGAGCCGTCGGCGACGCCGCTGATGCTGGCGCAGGAGCGCGAGCTGCGCGCCAAGCTGAAGGAATTGCGCGACCACATCGTCAAGACCGCCGACAATGTCGGCGAGCGCTTCCCCAACGAAGCCCGCAAGATGCATTACGGCGATATCGAGCACCGCCCGATCTTCGGCGAAGCCTCGCCCGCGGAGGCCAAGGCGCTGATCGAGGAAGGCATCGAGGTCGCGCCGCTGCCGGTGCTGCCGGAAGACCGCAATTAG